GCGGTATACCGATGGCCTTGCTCACAAAGGGCACGGTCCGGGATGCCCTCGGATTTACCTCCAGCACAAAGACCTCGTCGTCCTTGACGGCGTACTGTATGTTAATCAAACCCCTCACGTCCAGTTCGAGTGCGAGGAGCCTGGTCTGCCTCTCCAGCTCTTCCAGTATGCTGTCTTTGAGTGAATGAGGCGGTATGACGCAGGAGCTGTCTCCCGAGTGAATGCCCGCCGCCTCTATATGTTCCATGATCCCGCCGATGAGTATGTCTTTCCCGTCGGCCACGGCGTCAACGTCAATCTCCACCGCGTCTTCAAGAAACTTGTCTACCAGGACGGGATGGCTTGGCGAGGCCTCTGTCGCCCGATGGATGTATTTCTCAAGAGATTCCCTGTCAAACACCACCTGCATTGAGCGGCCGCCGAGTACATAGGACGGCCTCAGCAGGATCGGATACCCGAGGGTCTCGGTTATCTCAATGGCCTCTTCCAGCGAGCGGGCGCACCCGTTGTCGGGCTGCTTCAGATCCAGCTTTCTAAGGAGTTGGGTAAACCGCTCCCTGTCCTCCGCGCGGTCGATGCTGTCGGGGGACGTCCCCAATATCTTGATGCCTTCTCTTTCTAGTGGGATTGCGAGCTTAAGGGGCGTCTGTCCACCGAACTGTACAATCACGCCCAGGGGCCTTTCCTTTGCTGCTATCTCCAGGAAATCTTCCAGGGTCAGGGGCTCGAAGTAAAGCCTGTCGGAGGTGTCGTAGTCGGTGCTTACCGTCTCCGGGTTACAGTTAACCATGATAGTTTCGTAACCAAGCTCCTTAAGCGCCATCACCGAGTGTACACAGCAGTAGTCGAACTCTATGCCCTGCCCTATACGGTTTGGACCGCTGCCGAGGATTATAACCTTCTTTTTATCGGTAGGTTCCGCCTCGCACTCTGTCTCATAGGTGGAGTAGAGGTACGGGGTGTAGGCCCTGAACTCTGCGGCGCAGGTGTCAACACGCTTGAAGACGGGTCTTATACCGTGTTTTTGCCGCAGGGTCCTGACGGCGTCCTCCGTCGAGCCTGTAAGCCGGGCAAGGCGGCAGTCCGATATGCCGGCGCCCTTCGCCGCCAGCAGGGCCTCAGGGTCAGAAATCCCCCCGGCCTTCACGTTTTCTTCTATGCTTATTACCTCTTTTATGTTGTTTAGGAACCACGGGTCTATCTTTGTCAGGGCGTACAGCTCGTCTACGCCGATGCCCGTCCTGAGACCCTCTGCCACGTACCAGAGCCTGTCCCATGTAGGCGCTGCCAGGTGCTCTCTGATGGCGGTCTTTTTCCGGTCGTCCGTCATGCCCTCGAAAAGTTCCAGCGTTAACCCGTAAATGTCTATCTCCAAAGACCTTATGGCCTTACCCAGCGATTCCTTAAACGTGCGCCCGATGGCCATCACCTCACCCACCGACTTCATCTGTGTGGTGAGTGTTTCATCGGTCTCCGGGAACTTCTCGAAGTTGAACCGCGGGTATTTCACCACACAGTAGTCTATCGTAGGCTCGAAAGCGGCCGGGGTGTAGCGTGTGATGTCGTTGGGTATCTCGTCCAGGGTGTATCCGACCGCGAGTTTTGCCGCTATCTTCGCAATGGGGAAGCCGGTGGCCTTGGACGCAAGCGCGGAACTGCGCGACACCCTGGGGTTCATCTCGATGGCCAGCATCTCGCCGGTATCCGGATTGACGGCAAACTGTATGTTGGACCCTCCCGTGTCTACTCCTATCTCCCTGATAATCTTTATCGCGGCGTCCCGCATGTGCTGATACTCACTGTCAGTGAGGGTCTGGGCGGGGGCTACCGTGATGCTGTCGCCGGTATGGACGCCCATCGGGTCAAGGTTTTCGATAGAGCAGATGATTACCACGTTGTCCCGTACGTCCCTCATCACCTCCAGCTCGTATTCCTTCCATCCCAGGACGGAGCGTTCTATAAGGACCTCATGGACGGGGCTGAGGTCGAGCGCGTGCTTGATAAGTTCTTTATACTCTTTCATGTTTCTGGCGATGTTACTACCCGCGCCGCCCAGGGTGAAGGACGGGCGTATTATGGCGGGGAAACCTATTTGCCCGACGGCATCTACCGCTTCTTCTATAGACTTTACGTATATACTTTCCGGCACGCCGACGCCTACCCGCCTCATGGCCTCCTTGAAGAGGCCGCGGTCCTCTGCCTTCTTTATGGCGTCGAGCCCCGCGCCAATCAGTTCCACGTTGTGCTTCTTTAGCGCTCCCGATTCTGCCAGTGTTACCGCGAGGTTAAGGGCCGTCTGCCCGCCAATCGTGGGCAGGAGTGCCTGAGGCCGCTCTTTTTTGATAATCCGTTCCAGTATGTCCGGCACAAGCGGTTCTACATATGTGGCGTCCGCCAGCTCCGGGTCTGTCATGATGGTGGCCGGGTTGGAGTTGACCAGCACTATATGGAAGCCCTCTTCCTTCAGGGCCTTACATGCCTGTGTGCCGGAGTAGTCGAACTCGCACGCCTGCCCGATAACGATAGGCCCGGAACCTATTATCAGTATTTTCTCTATGTCAGTTCGTTTCGGCATTTCTTTTTTAATTTATGCTGTAGTGGCAGAGCTTGCTCTGCATAGTGTCGAGCAAGCTTGACCACTACAAAAAATTTATTGGGTACCCTAGGGTCATACCCAGGGCATGATTTATCTGGCACGCTATATTTCGTGTCTTATTGTTTCTTTACCATCTCCATAAACTTCTCGAACATATACCCCGCGTCGTGGGGGCCGGGGGAGGCCTCGGGGTGGTGCTGGACGGAGAACGCGGGCACGTCCAGACACCGCAGCCCCTCGACGGATTTATCGTTTAGGTTTGTGTGGCTTACCTCCACCCTCCCGAACGGCGTGTCAGACGCGCCGCCGTCAGCCTCAACCGCGAATGAATGGTTCTGCGTGGTGATTTCAACCTTCCGCGTGGAGAGGTCCATGACGGGGTGGTTGCCGCCGTGGTGGCCGAATTTGAGCTTATACGTCTTGAGTCCCAGCGCAAGCGCCATGAGCTGGTGTCCCAGGCATATGCCCATGACGGGTTTTTTGCCGAGCAGCCCCCTGACGTTTTCTATCATGTACGGGACGGCTCCCGGGTCGCCGGGACCGTTTGATATGAGGATGCCGTCGGGTTCCATAGAAAGTACGGCTCCGGGACCGGTTGTGGCGGGGACGACCGTGACCCTCGCCCCAAGCCGTTCCAGGCTCCGGGGGATATTGTATTTTACGCCGCAGTCGTAGACGACTATGTGATATACGGGAGCGACCCGCCGGGCCGCCCCCGCAGATGTCTTTGAGACGGAATCCCAGCCGTAGACCCCTGAGGTGGTGACCTCTTTAACCAGGTCACGTCCCGGAAGCCCGGGTGTTTCTTTCGCCTTGGCATGCAGACTCTCAGGGTCGAGGTCTTTGGTGGATATGACGCCGACCTGTTCGCCGTGGTCCCGTATATGCCGGGTGAGAGAGCGTGTGTCGAGGCCCTGGATACCCACGATACGGTGGGCCTTCAGTAATTCGGCAAGGTTTGTCCTGGAGCGCCAGTTGCTCGGGTAAGGGCAGTACTCCTTGACTATAAAACCGCTGAGGTATAGCCGGGAGGATTCGTTATCTTCGAGGTTAACGCCGTAGTTTCCTATGAGCGGGTAGGTAAGGGTGACGATCTGGCCCTTGTAGGAGGGGTCGGTCAGGACCTCTTGGTACCCCGTGATGCCGGTATTAAAAATAACTTCCCCGCTGGTCTCTCCCTCGGCTCCAAAAGGCCATCCTTTATAAAGGGCGCCATCGGCGAGTACTAGTAGGGCCCTTTTTTTCATACCGTTATACTATGGGGGCTTATCATATCCGAATTTCGTTCATACTATCTCTGGCGGGCGTTTCTGTCAAGAACAGGTTTTCCCTTGACAGCTTGTGCCGTCTTGATGTTTAATTACAAGTGTGTATCGTGATAAGAATTAAGGCTTTAGGACCTTTCTTGCGAGTACTTCATGACATTAGCCAACAAGGTTACAATAGGTCGGATTCTTCTCACGCCGATTCTCATTATAGCCCTCTTTGAGGCCACGAACGCCGAGTGGTGGCGTTATCTGGCGGCCAGCCTCCTCTTTGTGGTCGGGATAGGGGACGCCGTCGACGGTTACCTGGCGAAGAAGAGAAATGAGGAAACGGAGCTAGGCAAGTTCCTTGACCCGATAGCGGACAAGTTTGTAGTAATAAGTCTGTGTCTAATATTGTATTCTCATTTCTGGGTGGGGCCGCACCTCCCGTTCTGGTTGTTTGCCGTTATACTGTTCAGAGAAATCTTTGTCGTCGGCGGATTCTTGTCGCTGTCTTTTGCCAACATTAAGCCGAATCCCTGGCCGTGTTTGATGGGTCGCGTAAATAACAACGTGCAGCATGTAATGTATGGTTTTGTTATTGTGGGAAACGTTATGCCCGATATCGCAACTAAGCTGATTCAATTTAGTGTGGGGATTACCTGTATTGTCTCTCTTCTTGCGTATATGTGGCTCTTTTTTGATATTCTTAAACAGCGTCAGAGTGTTAAGGCGGGCGTGAACCAGAGCGTCCAGGAAGTGACTTGAGAGGAGTTTTGTAAATGACGTACAGTTCTATCCCATCGATTTTAAAGGACCTCAAGCATGGTAAGATGGTTGTCGTTGTGGATGATGCCAACAGGGAGGACGAAGGCGACCTTACAATGGCAGCCGAAAAGGTCACTCCTGACGCGGTAAACTTTATGCTTAACCATGCCCGCGGTATTATTTGTCTTGCCATGTCAGAAGAGATGGCCGAGTCGCTGGACCTTCCGCCGATGGTTACCAATAACAACGCGAAGTTTAAGACGCCGTTTACGGTGTCGATAGATGCCAGGAAGGGCATAACGACGGGTGTCTCCGTTGAAGACCGGGCCACGACGATAAAGATGGCGGTGA
The genomic region above belongs to Candidatus Bathyanammoxibius amoris and contains:
- the carB gene encoding carbamoyl-phosphate synthase large subunit; translated protein: MPKRTDIEKILIIGSGPIVIGQACEFDYSGTQACKALKEEGFHIVLVNSNPATIMTDPELADATYVEPLVPDILERIIKKERPQALLPTIGGQTALNLAVTLAESGALKKHNVELIGAGLDAIKKAEDRGLFKEAMRRVGVGVPESIYVKSIEEAVDAVGQIGFPAIIRPSFTLGGAGSNIARNMKEYKELIKHALDLSPVHEVLIERSVLGWKEYELEVMRDVRDNVVIICSIENLDPMGVHTGDSITVAPAQTLTDSEYQHMRDAAIKIIREIGVDTGGSNIQFAVNPDTGEMLAIEMNPRVSRSSALASKATGFPIAKIAAKLAVGYTLDEIPNDITRYTPAAFEPTIDYCVVKYPRFNFEKFPETDETLTTQMKSVGEVMAIGRTFKESLGKAIRSLEIDIYGLTLELFEGMTDDRKKTAIREHLAAPTWDRLWYVAEGLRTGIGVDELYALTKIDPWFLNNIKEVISIEENVKAGGISDPEALLAAKGAGISDCRLARLTGSTEDAVRTLRQKHGIRPVFKRVDTCAAEFRAYTPYLYSTYETECEAEPTDKKKVIILGSGPNRIGQGIEFDYCCVHSVMALKELGYETIMVNCNPETVSTDYDTSDRLYFEPLTLEDFLEIAAKERPLGVIVQFGGQTPLKLAIPLEREGIKILGTSPDSIDRAEDRERFTQLLRKLDLKQPDNGCARSLEEAIEITETLGYPILLRPSYVLGGRSMQVVFDRESLEKYIHRATEASPSHPVLVDKFLEDAVEIDVDAVADGKDILIGGIMEHIEAAGIHSGDSSCVIPPHSLKDSILEELERQTRLLALELDVRGLINIQYAVKDDEVFVLEVNPRASRTVPFVSKAIGIPLAKVATKAAMGVTLSEMDLQPRQKFPYTAVKEAILPFIKFPGADTVLGPEMKSTGEVMGLDKDFGRAYAKSQMGQDGCLPTKGTVFVSVKNRDKPQAVEVARTLHRLGFRIMATRGTAGAIAQANLPVKDVLKVIEGSPNVVDYLEKGEIQLVINTTEGNVAEKDSYSIRRTALVHHIPYFTTLSGASAATKGIEAMLKGPLEVKSLQEYYAGFGEILTANPV
- the carA gene encoding glutamine-hydrolyzing carbamoyl-phosphate synthase small subunit; this translates as MKKRALLVLADGALYKGWPFGAEGETSGEVIFNTGITGYQEVLTDPSYKGQIVTLTYPLIGNYGVNLEDNESSRLYLSGFIVKEYCPYPSNWRSRTNLAELLKAHRIVGIQGLDTRSLTRHIRDHGEQVGVISTKDLDPESLHAKAKETPGLPGRDLVKEVTTSGVYGWDSVSKTSAGAARRVAPVYHIVVYDCGVKYNIPRSLERLGARVTVVPATTGPGAVLSMEPDGILISNGPGDPGAVPYMIENVRGLLGKKPVMGICLGHQLMALALGLKTYKLKFGHHGGNHPVMDLSTRKVEITTQNHSFAVEADGGASDTPFGRVEVSHTNLNDKSVEGLRCLDVPAFSVQHHPEASPGPHDAGYMFEKFMEMVKKQ
- a CDS encoding CDP-alcohol phosphatidyltransferase family protein — protein: MTLANKVTIGRILLTPILIIALFEATNAEWWRYLAASLLFVVGIGDAVDGYLAKKRNEETELGKFLDPIADKFVVISLCLILYSHFWVGPHLPFWLFAVILFREIFVVGGFLSLSFANIKPNPWPCLMGRVNNNVQHVMYGFVIVGNVMPDIATKLIQFSVGITCIVSLLAYMWLFFDILKQRQSVKAGVNQSVQEVT